A single window of Lutzomyia longipalpis isolate SR_M1_2022 chromosome 1, ASM2433408v1 DNA harbors:
- the LOC129797769 gene encoding uncharacterized protein LOC129797769, which translates to MFRFLFVILFLSIVVQADYIIHHPCVFSHGSTPPPVPNWVWVEGCNESGCSVPNGSTRKVRTGFYPLSTHYRLHGYVRTFFLGIEFPIEQPDELYNLCDHIEDGCPIYVGRERSAELTIQGYSPISGVTVRVEITVTDKDTDEIVACGAGDVTVTSP; encoded by the exons ATGTTTCGATTTCTATTTGTGATTCTGTTCCTGTCGATTGTAGTGCAGGCAGATTATATTATTCACCATCCat GTGTCTTCTCACATGGATCAACGCCACCCCCTGTACCTAATTGGGTTTGGGTTGAGGGATGCAATGAATCGGGTTGCTCTGTACCAAATGGCTCAACGCGAAAAGTACGCACTGGATTCTACCCTCTTTCCACCCACTATCGTCTCCACGGGTACGTAAGGACATTCTTCCTTGGCATTGAGTTTCCCATCGAACAGCCCGATGAATTGTACAATCTCTGTGACCACATCGAAGATGGATGCCCAATCTACGTTGGTCGCGAGAGAAGTGCAGAACTTACAATTCAAGGCTACTCCCCCATCTCAGGTGTGACAGTGAGGGTGGAAATTACAGTCACTGATAAAGATACTGATGAAATTGTCGCATGCGGAG ctgGAGATGTGACAGTTACTTCGCCATAA
- the LOC129797766 gene encoding uncharacterized protein LOC129797766, translating to MLKFLILAVLLPAVIYARVDHHPCIYSHPGNTPPTAAWVEVADCTGSTCNIVNGAATPLRAAFAPTTSHNSLGFYVRVFLLGISVPIDQPPGLDQACDLIEGGCPIVAGQGETIASMVFQQTSPLAGLTVRIEVDLRDHDTGESVVCAGVQVTIISAE from the exons ATGTTGAAGTTCTTGATACTCGCTGTTCTCCTGCCAGCCGTCATTTACGCCCGCGTCGATCATCATCCAT gTATCTACTCGCATCCAGGAAATACACCCCCAACAGCTGCTTGGGTTGAGGTTGCAGACTGCACCGGAAGCACTTGTAATATTGTCAATGGCGCTGCTACACCCTTGAGAGCCGCCTTTGCACCAACCACCAGTCACAACAGCCTTGGCTTCTACGTGCGCGTCTTTTTGCTCGGTATTTCGGTGCCAATTGACCAGCCACCAGGCCTTGACCAAGCTTGCGATCTCATTGAGGGTGGATGCCCCATTGTTGCCGGACAAGGCGAAACTATTGCAAGTATGGTCTTCCAGCAAACTTCTCCCCTTGCTGGTCTTACAGTGCGCATTGAGGTGGACCTTAGGGATCATGATACTGGTGAATCTGTTGTGTGTGCTGGTGTTCAGGTTACAATTATATCAGCCGAATAA
- the LOC129797768 gene encoding uncharacterized protein LOC129797768: MNKLLFILPIFFFATAYGGIVNHVNCVHARPGPGPAPTWVYVDGCEGASCSVRNGTDAFVQAGFTPTYTHHSLRFHLGVYLLGISIPIEQPEAGANACLLLDGGCPLIAGAGERSFTYGFSISSPIVGPTVLIELNLIDSDTEESVACAGVSVTITA, translated from the exons ATGAATAAGTTACTCTTCATTCtgccaattttcttttttgccacAGCCTATGGTGGGATTGTGAATCACGTTAATT GTGTTCACGCACGTCCAGGACCAGGACCAGCACCAACATGGGTGTACGTAGATGGATGTGAAGGAGCTTCGTGTTCCGTTCGCAATGGCACAGATGCTTTCGTACAAGCTGGATTCACACCAACATACACGCATCACAGCCTCCGCTTTCATCTGGGAGTCTATCTCCTTGGCATTAGCATTCCTATTGAGCAACCCGAAGCCGGTGCAAATGCTTGTCTCCTTCTTGATGGTGGATGTCCCCTTATTGCTGGAGCTGGTGAGAGGTCTTTCACCTACGGATTCAGCATTTCATCCCCCATCGTAGGACCCACTGTTCTGATTGAGCTCAATCTTATTGATTCCGATACTGAGGAATCTGTTGCATGTGCTGGAGTGTCTGTCACTATTactgcttaa
- the LOC129786017 gene encoding uncharacterized protein LOC129786017 gives MFSYQSLQVAPVGSYVPPVPYRASEAQAPLDLSLRSSAPITPPSTPSPPRKRLRAPDIEQQSNNEDLDTLPEDFWRHRFGYFDEESLRPILGNGTLSNRLLKASTFVDYFLQDNPKSTKEDSNEIAEEEEVFVDITSPDENDMQLPSDEPSENILTDDEEELSLDDKSDSIIDVCDSVPYIQEIGNYPSKPPENVDDEETDDEDQEQMGILDKGKLCFKNETYHNQAIQGFAKLFEKTFENLPEDSEVLKMHGEPSQSAHQATVGAKSEVKKRIKLRKTTLDEDNTSPVSGTIIRKLRDDEELVVRKGDIDPAFNVVEITEEAQRLIAKIDNKIGSYICQLCRIMYDDAFQLAQHRCSRIVHIEYRCSECDKVFNCPANLASHKRWHKPRNSSGSPVKKSVTTSAAKVPKSQPLENSAPPLTSTSEINGTMDQTQEANFPCPLCGKTFRRQPYLKKHMLSHQEIYPDTQSASATTNGDPLMIYKKATFPLQPAPSRQLGYDYSRYYNLNPMPLDDKTRFPSFSQLYYQHRERYSSAFQFVRNQAFEAFNLKRSFGGITSNMILPPDK, from the exons ATGTTTTCCTATCAATCCCTACAAGTGGCTCCTGTTGGATCCTACGTGCCCCCTGTTCCGTATCGTGCAAGTGAAGCCCAGGCTCCTTTGGATTTATCCTTGCGATCTTCTGCACCTATAACACCCCCTTCGACGCCGTCGCCTCCGCGAAAAAGACTCAGAGCTCCAGATATTGAGCAACAGTCAAATAATGAGGATTTGGATACATTGCCAGAAGATTTCTGGCGTCATAGATTTGGATATTTTGACGAAGAGAGCCTTCGTCCAATTCTCGGCAATGGGACCCTAAGTAATAGACTCCTCAAAGCTTCCACATTTGTTGATTATTTTCTACAAGACAATCCTAAATCTACTAAAGAAGATTCAAATGAAATCGCTGAAGAGGAAGAAGTGTTTGTGGATATAACCAGCCCAGATGAAAACGACATGCAACTTCCATCAGATGAACCTTCTGAAAATATTCTAACCGACGATGAAGAAGAACTAAGTCTGGATGATAAGTCCGACTCTATAATTGATGTGTGTGATTCAGTGCCATACATTCAGGAAATTGGCAATTACCCATCTAAACCCCCTGAAAATGTGGATGATGAGGAAACAGACGATGAAGATCAGGAGCAAATGGGAATCCTGGATAAGGGGAAACTTTGctttaaaaatgaaacatatCACAATCAAGCCATACAAGGATTTGCTAAACTTTTCGAAAAGACTTTTGAAAATCTACCCGAAGATTCGGAAGTGTTAAAAATGCACGGAGAACCTTCACAGAGTGCCCATCAGGCCACTGTTGGTGCTAAAAGTGAAGTCAAGAAACGGATAAAGTTGAGGAAGACAACCCTCGATGAGGACAACACGAGCCCAGTTTCAGGGACAATCATTAGGAAATTGCGTGACGACGAAGAGCTCGTGGTGCGAAAAGGGGATATTGATCCTGCCTTCAATGTTGTGGAAATCACAGAAGAAGCCCAGCGCCTAATTGCAAAGATCGACAACAAAATTGGTTCCTACATTTGTCAATTGTGTCGCATTATGTACGATGATGCATTTCAATTGGCCCAGCATAGGTGCTCTAGGATTGTCCACATTGAGTACCGATGTTCTGAGTGTGATAAAGTTTTTAACTGTCCAGCTAATCTTGCATCACACAAGAGATGGCATAAACCACGTAATAGTAGTGGAAGTCCAGTTAAAAAGTCAGTAACCACATCAGCAGCAAAGGTGCCAAAAAGTCAG CCTTTGGAAAACTCAGCTCCTCCTTTGACTTCCACTTCTGAGATTAATGGAACCATGGACCAAACGCAAGAAGCAAACTTCCCATGCCCTCTTTGTGGAAAAACTTTCCGGCGGCAACCTTACTTAAAGAAGCACATGTTGTCGCATCAGGAAATTTATCCAGACACTCAGAGTGCTTCAGCAACAACCAATGGAGATCCCCTTATGATCTACAAAAAGGCAACTTTTCCACTCCAACCAGCTCCTTCACGTCAACTGGGCTACGACTACTCTCGATACTACAACCTCAATCCCATGCCCTTGGATGACAAGACGAGGTTTCCATCATTCAGTCAGCTATACTATCAACATCGTGAAAGATACTCTTCTGCCTTCCAATTTGTTCGCAACCAAGCGTTCGAGGCATTTAATCTCAAGAG atcTTTTGGTGGAATTACATCCAACATGATACTGCCACCGGATAAATGA